The Virgibacillus phasianinus genome includes a window with the following:
- a CDS encoding DUF2188 domain-containing protein, which produces MKHYTVTPNKDATTWFVKIEDVAPTEEYDKYDKAINAAVQIAEENSPSKLSILDKYHEVVETRTF; this is translated from the coding sequence ATGAAACATTATACTGTAACTCCAAATAAAGATGCGACAACTTGGTTCGTAAAGATTGAAGATGTTGCGCCAACTGAGGAGTACGATAAATATGATAAAGCAATAAATGCGGCGGTACAGATAGCGGAAGAAAACAGTCCGAGTAAGTTATCCATTTTAGACAAATATCACGAGGTCGTAGAAACACGGACATTCTGA